Proteins encoded in a region of the Falco biarmicus isolate bFalBia1 chromosome W, bFalBia1.pri, whole genome shotgun sequence genome:
- the LOC130141884 gene encoding zinc finger protein 462-like produces MHVEAGHLAVPEEGPKDLRCPLCLYHTKYKRNMIDHIVLHREERVVPIEVCRSKLSKYLQGVVFRCDKCTFTCSSDESLQQHIEKHNELKPYKCQLCYYETKHTEELGTHLRDEHKVSRNFELVGRVNLDQLEQMKGKTESSSSDEEEKELSHKTEGRG; encoded by the exons ATGCACGTGGAAGCTGGACATTTGGCAGTTCCTGAGGAAGGACCCAAAGACCTTCGTTGTCCTCTTTGCCTATATCACACCAAATACAAACGTAACATGATTGATCATATAGTTCTGCACAGAG aaGAGCGGGTTGTTCCCATTGAAGTTTGCCGTTCCAAACTGTCAAAATACTTGCAGGGAGTTGTTTTCCGCTGTGATAAGTGTACCTTTACCTGCTCCAGTGATGAGAGTTTGCAGCAACACATAGAGAAACACAATGAACTTAAACCTTACAAATGTCAACTCTGCTACTATGAGACCAAACACACAGAGGAGCTGGGCACTCATCTTCGAGATGAGCACAAG GTGAGTCGTAATTTTGAGCTGGTTGGACGGGTTAATTTGGATCAGCTGGAACaaatgaaggggaaaacagAGAGCTCCAGCAGcgatgaggaagaaaaagagttaAGCCACAAGACTGAAGGCAGAGGTTAG